The window ATGCGGGCGGCTATTCGTCGCGTTACGGCCATTTCTCGCGCATCGCGCCGGAGATCCGCCCGGGGCGGCAGATCGACGCGGGAGAGGTGGTCGGATACGTCGGCCGGACCGGCCACGCCACGGGCCCGCACCTGCACTTCGAGTTTCTCCGCGGCAGCGAGAAAATCAACTTTCTCTCCTTGAAGGTCCCGCACGTCCAGCGTCTCGAGGGAGACGAGCTCAGGCGGTTCATGCGCGAGCGCGACGAGCGCCTGGTGCTGCTGCGCAGCTCCGGTCCGCTCGCGGGGCGGGCGCAGACGGGCTCCTGAGGCATCCGGAGCTGTGCACCGCCCGGCAGCGACGAGGCGGCAGCGCGGCGCTCGAAGGGGTTCATTGACATCCGTTCCCGATAGGGTGATAGTGCGCCCGGTGGAGCCGAAGGAGGAAACCGGCGTGATAGTCGTATCCAACAGGATTCCGGTGGCGCCCGGGCACGAAGGTGAATTTGAAGAGCGCTTCCGCGGCCGGGCCGGACTGGTGGAGCGCATGCCCGGCTTCGTGCGGCTCGAGATCCTCAGGCCGGTGAAGAGCGACTTCTACGTGGTGATGACGCACTGGGAGGACGAGGCGTCGTTTCGGGCCTGGACCGAGAGCCCCGAGTTTCGAGAAGCGCACCGCAACCGCCCGCCTGCGGAGATCCTCGCCGGACCGAGCGTGTTCGAGATGCACGAGGTGATTCAGCGGGCGGAAAGGCGCTGACGCGGACGGCGGCGAGAGAAGCCCGCAGATGACCATCCATTTCGGCGTCTTCGATCACCTCGACCGGAGCGATTCGCCGCTCGCCGATTTCTACCGCGACCGGCTGGCGCTCGTCGAGGCCTACGAGCGCGCGGGGTTCTATGCCTATCATGTGGCCGAGCACCACTCGACGCCGCTCGGAATGGCGCCTTCCCCCAGCGTGTTTCTCGCTGCGGTGGCGCAGCGCACGCGCCGGCTCAGATTCGGCCCGCTGGTTTATGCGCTGCCGCTCTACCATCCGCTCCGCCTGATCGAGGAGATCTGCATGCTCGACCAGATGAGCGGCGGGCGTCTCGAGATCGGCTTCGGCCGGGGGTCTTCCCCGATCGAGATCCAGATTTACGGGCAGGACCCCCTCAAGGCGCAGCGCATCTACGCGGAAGGGCTCGATCTGATCCTGCGAGGGCTCACGGCAAAGACTCTCGATTTTCGCGGCGAGTTCTTCGCGTTCGAAAACGTGCCGATGGAGCTCGAGCCGCTGCAGAAGCCGCACCCGCCGATCTGGTACGGCGTGCATTCGCCGGAGAGCGCGGCGCGCGCCGCGCAGAGAGGGCTGAACATCGTGAGCCTGGATCCGGCCGACCGCACGCGCGCGTTCGTGGAGCGTTACCGCGAGGTCTGGCGCGAATTCTGGGGCGCGGAGCGCCCGGAGCCGAAGATCGGTATCGGCCGCTTCATCGTGCTCGCGGAAACGCGCGCCGAGGCCGAGCAAATCGCCCGCCGCGCCTACCCGCGATGGCACCGAAGCTTCAATCATCTGTTCCGGCTGCGCGGCGGCGCGCCCGTGCATCAGCGGCCGGCGGACTACGACGGGCTCGTGAAAAGCGGGCAGGGCGTCGCCGGCGACCCGGAGACCGTCGTGGCCTTTCTTCAGTCGGAGCTGGAGCTGGCCCGCGCCAATTACGTGGTCGGACAGTTCGCGTTCGGCGATCTCACGCTCGGCGAGTGCCTGCGGTCGGTCGAGCTTTTCGCGCGCCGGGTAATGCCGTGTCTGCGCGATTCCGGCTGACGATCCGCTCGCCGGCGACCGCTGCAAACTACCCGATGTGCCTGGCGAAGAACGCCAGGGTGCGGTCCCACGCCAGCTTGGCGCAAGCCGCATCGTATTTCGGGCCGGTTTCGTTCCCGAAAGCGTGCTCGGCGTTGTACCAGTACGATTCGAAGTTGACCTTGCCCTCTCTGAGACGCGCCTCCAGCGCGCGCGCCTGATCCGGCGCGAAAGCGGCGTCCTTTTCGGCGAAGTGAAGCTGGAGCGGGATCGAGATCTTCCTGACGTCAGCCGCCTGCTCCGGCGGGAAACCGTACCACGACGAGGCGGCATCGGCTTCCTGGACCAGGGCCGCCGTCAGAACCGTCAGCGCGCCGCCCATGCAGAAGCCGACGACGCCGACCTTCTTGCCGGCCTGCTTGAGATACTGGGCCGCCCCGCGAATGTCCTGGGTCGCGGCCTCGACGAAGTTGAGACTGTTCATGAGATGGCTCGCTTCCGCCGCATCGAGGGTGACCTTGCCTTTGTACAGGTCGGGAACGAGTGCGCGGTACCCGAGGGCCGCGAATCGCTCCGCCACCCCTTTGATCTGATCGTTGAGCCCCCACCACTCCTGGATGACCACGATGGCGGCGTTTTTCTCGCCGCCGGCGGGAGTCGCCAGATAGCCGTTGCAGTCCCGGCCGTCCGGTCTCTTGAACGTAATCATTTGTCCCATGATTTCCCTCCGTGAGCGAAATTAGCTCCTTACCTATCAAAGGCCCCGAGCTTGTCAATCCGATGCCTGCTCCTTACCGCAGGGGCGGAGCCCGGTTCGCCTCCCTAGGCAGCAGCTTCGCGCGTGGTAGAATGCCGCCATGAGGGGCATCCAGAGCGCCGTTTTCGCGGGGATCGCCGGTTTCATCGGGCTATTTTTCACCGTTCCGGCGCACGG is drawn from Candidatus Zixiibacteriota bacterium and contains these coding sequences:
- a CDS encoding antibiotic biosynthesis monooxygenase codes for the protein MIVVSNRIPVAPGHEGEFEERFRGRAGLVERMPGFVRLEILRPVKSDFYVVMTHWEDEASFRAWTESPEFREAHRNRPPAEILAGPSVFEMHEVIQRAERR
- a CDS encoding LLM class flavin-dependent oxidoreductase, encoding MTIHFGVFDHLDRSDSPLADFYRDRLALVEAYERAGFYAYHVAEHHSTPLGMAPSPSVFLAAVAQRTRRLRFGPLVYALPLYHPLRLIEEICMLDQMSGGRLEIGFGRGSSPIEIQIYGQDPLKAQRIYAEGLDLILRGLTAKTLDFRGEFFAFENVPMELEPLQKPHPPIWYGVHSPESAARAAQRGLNIVSLDPADRTRAFVERYREVWREFWGAERPEPKIGIGRFIVLAETRAEAEQIARRAYPRWHRSFNHLFRLRGGAPVHQRPADYDGLVKSGQGVAGDPETVVAFLQSELELARANYVVGQFAFGDLTLGECLRSVELFARRVMPCLRDSG
- a CDS encoding dienelactone hydrolase family protein, with translation MGQMITFKRPDGRDCNGYLATPAGGEKNAAIVVIQEWWGLNDQIKGVAERFAALGYRALVPDLYKGKVTLDAAEASHLMNSLNFVEAATQDIRGAAQYLKQAGKKVGVVGFCMGGALTVLTAALVQEADAASSWYGFPPEQAADVRKISIPLQLHFAEKDAAFAPDQARALEARLREGKVNFESYWYNAEHAFGNETGPKYDAACAKLAWDRTLAFFARHIG